From the Sinorhizobium garamanticum genome, one window contains:
- the groL gene encoding chaperonin GroEL (60 kDa chaperone family; promotes refolding of misfolded polypeptides especially under stressful conditions; forms two stacked rings of heptamers to form a barrel-shaped 14mer; ends can be capped by GroES; misfolded proteins enter the barrel where they are refolded when GroES binds) yields MSAKEIKFSTDARERMLRGVELLNNAVKVTLGPKGRNVVIDKAYGAPRITKDGVAVAKEIELADKFENMGAQMVREVASKTNDLAGDGTTTATVLAASILREGAKLVAAGMNPMDLKRGIDLGVAAVVKEIQARATAVKSSGEIAQVGTIAANGDATVGEMIAKAMDKVGNEGAITVEEAKTAETELDIVEGMQFDRGYLSPYFVTNAEKMRVELEDPYILIHEKKLGNLQAMLPILEAVVQSGKPLLILSEDVEGEVLATLVVNKLRGGLKVAVVKAPGFGDRRRAILEDIAVLTAGQMISEDLGIKLENVMLDMLGHAKRVLIEKDTTTIIDGSGDKATIQARIQQIKAQIEETTSDYDKEKLQERQAKLAGGVAVIRVGGATEIEVKEKKDRIDDALNATRAAAEEGIVPGGGVALLRARSALVGLTGANADVTAGISIVLRALEAPIRQIAENAGVEGTIVVGKLTDSRDYNQGFDAQTETYVDMIKAGIVDPAKVVRTALQDAGSIAALLITAEAMIADIPSRESVRPAGNGGMGGMGY; encoded by the coding sequence ATGTCTGCCAAGGAAATCAAATTCTCCACTGATGCGCGCGAACGCATGCTGCGCGGTGTCGAGTTGCTCAACAACGCCGTCAAGGTGACGCTGGGTCCCAAGGGCCGCAACGTCGTCATCGACAAGGCCTATGGCGCGCCGCGCATCACCAAGGACGGCGTCGCCGTTGCCAAGGAAATCGAGCTGGCCGACAAGTTCGAGAACATGGGCGCGCAGATGGTGCGCGAGGTGGCCTCTAAGACCAACGACCTCGCCGGTGACGGCACCACGACGGCGACCGTGCTCGCTGCCTCCATCCTGCGCGAAGGCGCCAAGCTCGTCGCCGCCGGCATGAACCCGATGGATCTCAAGCGTGGCATCGACCTTGGTGTCGCTGCTGTCGTCAAGGAAATCCAGGCGCGCGCCACGGCGGTCAAGTCCTCGGGCGAGATTGCCCAAGTCGGCACCATCGCCGCCAACGGCGACGCGACAGTCGGCGAGATGATCGCCAAGGCGATGGACAAGGTCGGCAATGAAGGCGCCATCACCGTCGAGGAAGCCAAGACGGCCGAGACCGAACTCGACATTGTCGAGGGCATGCAATTCGACCGCGGCTATCTCTCGCCCTATTTCGTCACCAATGCCGAGAAGATGCGCGTGGAGCTGGAGGACCCCTACATCCTCATCCACGAAAAGAAGCTTGGCAATTTGCAAGCGATGCTGCCGATACTCGAGGCGGTCGTGCAGAGCGGCAAACCGTTGCTGATCCTCTCCGAGGATGTCGAGGGCGAGGTTCTGGCGACGCTGGTCGTAAACAAGTTGCGCGGTGGCCTGAAGGTCGCGGTCGTCAAGGCGCCGGGCTTCGGCGACCGCCGCAGGGCCATACTGGAAGATATTGCCGTCCTCACGGCCGGCCAGATGATCTCCGAGGATCTCGGCATCAAGCTCGAGAACGTCATGCTCGACATGCTCGGCCACGCCAAGCGCGTGCTGATCGAGAAGGACACCACCACGATCATCGACGGCTCCGGCGATAAAGCGACCATCCAGGCGCGCATCCAGCAGATAAAGGCACAGATCGAGGAGACGACCTCCGACTATGACAAGGAAAAGCTGCAGGAACGCCAGGCGAAACTCGCCGGCGGCGTCGCGGTAATCCGCGTCGGCGGTGCGACCGAAATCGAGGTCAAGGAAAAGAAGGACCGTATCGACGATGCGCTGAACGCCACGCGTGCCGCGGCTGAGGAAGGCATTGTTCCTGGCGGTGGTGTTGCCCTGTTGCGCGCCAGGTCGGCCCTGGTCGGACTGACCGGAGCGAATGCGGACGTCACGGCGGGCATCTCGATCGTGCTCAGGGCGCTTGAAGCCCCGATCCGGCAGATCGCCGAGAACGCCGGTGTCGAAGGCACGATCGTCGTGGGAAAACTCACCGACAGCAGGGATTACAACCAGGGCTTTGACGCGCAGACGGAGACCTATGTCGATATGATCAAAGCCGGCATCGTCGATCCGGCAAAGGTCGTGCGGACCGCTTTGCAGGACGCAGGCTCAATCGCGGCACTTCTGATCACTGCCGAAGCGATGATCGCCGACATCCCCTCAAGAGAATCTGTCCGGCCGGCCGGTAACGGCGGCATGGGCGGGATGGGATACTGA
- a CDS encoding co-chaperone GroES, producing the protein MKFRPLHDRVVIRRAEGDLKSKDGMIIPDIAKESRRKAKRSPLVQATRNEGGKLIPLDVKAGDTILFGKWSGTDV; encoded by the coding sequence ATGAAATTCCGTCCACTTCATGACCGCGTCGTCATCCGGCGCGCGGAAGGCGATCTCAAATCCAAGGACGGGATGATCATTCCCGACATTGCCAAGGAAAGCCGCAGGAAGGCGAAGAGATCGCCGTTGGTTCAGGCAACGCGTAATGAAGGCGGCAAGCTGATCCCGCTCGACGTTAAGGCCGGTGATACGATCCTGTTCGGCAAATGGTCCGGCACCGATGTCTAG
- a CDS encoding Thivi_2564 family membrane protein has protein sequence MSIIISILITVLGIALMLYLVQKLPIDSTMKQMAQIVVVVVGIVSLLSSLDVF, from the coding sequence ATGTCCATCATAATCAGCATCCTGATCACGGTCCTTGGAATCGCCCTGATGCTGTACCTCGTGCAAAAACTTCCGATTGACTCGACGATGAAGCAGATGGCTCAGATCGTCGTTGTAGTCGTCGGCATAGTCTCGTTGCTCAGCTCGCTGGACGTATTCTGA
- a CDS encoding thiosulfate oxidation carrier protein SoxY, giving the protein MSLTRRHMLTGTIGTFAWVLALCPRPARAADEVDDFVEQWIGRKATPSDRLKLMMPAEFSTGYTVPMDISVDSPMTEADHVKSVRVFAPKNPLVEVVQFHFVPRRSLPRVSTRIRLAAPQHVVALAEMSDGSLLTAKAWVAVASNGCL; this is encoded by the coding sequence ATGAGCTTGACGCGCCGCCACATGCTCACGGGGACGATCGGAACCTTCGCGTGGGTGTTGGCCTTGTGTCCGAGGCCTGCGCGAGCGGCTGACGAGGTCGACGACTTCGTCGAACAATGGATCGGGCGAAAGGCGACGCCTTCGGACCGGCTGAAGCTGATGATGCCGGCGGAATTCTCGACCGGCTACACGGTTCCCATGGACATCTCGGTCGACAGTCCAATGACGGAGGCCGACCACGTCAAGTCCGTGCGCGTGTTTGCTCCCAAAAACCCGCTTGTCGAAGTGGTGCAGTTTCATTTCGTTCCGCGGCGCAGCCTCCCCCGCGTCTCGACCCGCATTCGGCTTGCCGCCCCGCAACATGTCGTGGCGCTTGCCGAGATGAGTGATGGCAGCCTGCTGACGGCGAAGGCTTGGGTGGCCGTCGCCAGCAATGGCTGTCTCTGA
- the soxZ gene encoding thiosulfate oxidation carrier complex protein SoxZ, with the protein MTAPIPRVMVPGSVARNEVFAVKAIIQHQMETGLRTDSSGVTIPRKIINRFVCRYGGIEVFRVDLHEAVSANPFFEFHLRATESARLEFIWEEDGGATYSLSHDMMVA; encoded by the coding sequence ATGACCGCCCCCATACCCCGCGTGATGGTGCCGGGCTCGGTAGCGCGAAACGAGGTCTTCGCGGTCAAGGCCATCATCCAGCATCAGATGGAGACGGGACTGCGCACCGATTCCAGCGGCGTGACGATCCCGCGGAAGATCATCAACCGCTTCGTTTGCCGCTATGGCGGCATCGAGGTCTTCCGCGTCGACCTGCACGAGGCCGTTTCGGCCAATCCGTTCTTCGAGTTTCATCTCCGCGCAACAGAGAGCGCCCGGCTCGAATTCATCTGGGAGGAGGACGGCGGCGCCACCTATTCACTCTCTCACGACATGATGGTCGCCTGA
- a CDS encoding c-type cytochrome → MTAEPVAAIVLLAGGVATESRYLPGVLLSAFLLVPGVSAAADTSQGAQIAATCASCHDPVGRGQGIPSLTTLDEQTIVKRMHAFRASESPSHVMHAVALSLGDDELAAVARYLADRAHAGRQR, encoded by the coding sequence ATGACAGCGGAACCGGTGGCCGCCATCGTCTTGCTTGCGGGGGGCGTCGCAACCGAAAGTCGATACCTCCCCGGTGTTTTGCTCTCCGCGTTTCTTCTTGTTCCGGGAGTCTCGGCCGCGGCGGATACGAGCCAGGGCGCCCAGATCGCCGCCACCTGCGCCTCCTGCCATGATCCGGTCGGGCGGGGGCAGGGCATTCCGTCGCTTACGACACTCGACGAACAGACGATCGTGAAGCGCATGCATGCCTTTCGGGCAAGCGAAAGCCCGAGCCATGTGATGCATGCCGTCGCGCTGTCGCTCGGAGACGACGAACTGGCGGCCGTGGCACGCTATCTCGCCGACAGGGCCCACGCCGGGAGGCAGCGATGA
- a CDS encoding NAD(P)/FAD-dependent oxidoreductase, which yields MTGWTRRQTGGLAAGALVAAAAPQIAQGQGRPKVGVVGGGIGGATVARYLAGLETIDVTLIEPNPTHVTCFFSNLYLAGFRSLASLTFDLQSLAERHRITFIRMRAVAIDPTAGTVVLQDGARVSFDRLVVAPGIAFKLGEIGGYDEAAAEIMPHAWVAGPQSELLRRQLESMEDGGLFIIAAPANPFRCPPAPYERASLVAYYFKQFKPRSKVLILDAKDRFSGQELFQDAWSRHYPGMIEWLPVQFIGKTKAVDAATRSVVTEGETFNAAVANVIPPQKAGLIAERSGLTDATGWCPVDPLTFESTLQRGIHVVGDAIIGGDMPKSAFSANSQAKACAFAIAAALTGSPRFPPHLFNSCYTFLAPDDAFTNAITFAPKDGKIKTVKTFISKVGESAEVRRRLAHQAVGWYSAFTADVFGGVS from the coding sequence ATGACCGGCTGGACACGACGCCAGACCGGAGGGCTGGCCGCAGGAGCTCTGGTGGCGGCGGCTGCGCCGCAGATTGCGCAGGGCCAGGGCCGGCCGAAGGTTGGCGTGGTCGGTGGCGGCATCGGCGGTGCGACGGTTGCCCGCTACCTTGCCGGCCTGGAGACGATCGATGTAACTCTCATCGAGCCGAACCCCACTCACGTAACGTGCTTTTTCAGCAATCTCTACCTCGCCGGATTTCGCTCGCTCGCCTCGCTGACCTTCGATCTTCAGTCGCTGGCCGAGCGTCACCGTATTACCTTCATCCGCATGAGGGCGGTGGCGATTGACCCGACGGCGGGGACTGTCGTGCTTCAGGACGGGGCGAGGGTCAGCTTTGACCGGCTTGTGGTCGCCCCGGGTATCGCTTTCAAACTCGGCGAGATCGGCGGCTATGACGAGGCGGCGGCTGAAATCATGCCGCATGCCTGGGTTGCCGGACCCCAGAGCGAATTGCTGCGAAGGCAGCTAGAGAGCATGGAGGATGGTGGCCTGTTCATTATCGCGGCCCCTGCCAATCCATTCCGTTGTCCGCCGGCCCCTTATGAACGGGCGTCGCTCGTTGCTTACTATTTCAAGCAATTCAAGCCGCGGTCGAAGGTTCTGATCCTCGATGCGAAGGACCGCTTTTCGGGGCAGGAACTGTTTCAGGACGCCTGGTCGCGCCACTATCCGGGCATGATCGAATGGTTGCCGGTGCAGTTCATTGGAAAGACCAAGGCTGTCGATGCGGCGACCCGTTCGGTCGTGACGGAAGGTGAGACCTTCAACGCAGCCGTCGCCAATGTCATCCCGCCGCAGAAGGCCGGCTTAATCGCCGAACGGAGCGGCCTTACCGATGCCACGGGCTGGTGTCCGGTCGATCCGTTGACGTTCGAGTCGACGCTGCAGCGCGGCATCCATGTGGTTGGGGACGCGATCATCGGCGGTGACATGCCGAAATCCGCTTTCTCCGCCAACAGCCAGGCCAAGGCCTGCGCCTTCGCTATCGCGGCAGCGCTCACCGGGTCGCCCCGTTTTCCGCCGCATCTCTTCAACTCTTGCTACACGTTTCTCGCACCTGACGATGCCTTTACCAATGCCATCACCTTCGCGCCCAAGGACGGAAAGATAAAGACTGTCAAGACGTTCATCAGCAAGGTAGGCGAGAGCGCGGAGGTTCGTCGCCGACTCGCCCATCAGGCGGTCGGTTGGTATTCGGCCTTCACGGCGGACGTGTTCGGCGGCGTGTCCTGA
- a CDS encoding heavy metal translocating P-type ATPase, translating into MSERETSLCSHCLLPAGRRPVRHRLDGEEHTFCCYGCRIAFDVRHGRGEESEAAWLLVRIGVGAFLSMNIMLLSLLVYTGTFAGADAYVLPWVHALMWLFATPAVVFLGGPFLGEALRGAMEGRLTSAALIVIGVAAAYLYSAFAVLEGSTHVYFDTSSMVLMLFTLGRYLEAESRAKAARDLEPLLAAENATATIVADGVETRRPVRDVAPDMLVRVRPGELIPVDGIIAEGEANVDEAMITGESRPVAKAPGMPVIAGSINFDGPLLVRCSGAGADTRWGHICRSVRDTLSHRSSTQRIADRIVSISVPLVLALSGLTIAYWAQSEPFDRALLIGLAVLVVACPCAVGLAAPLATTLGIGRLARRGCLLREPELLETLATLRGVAFDKTGTLTTGSPHVTAIHTDGAGLDEVLSYSSGLERHSEHALAKAVRIAAAERGVRPLEAQAVRAIPGRGIRGTVGDAPAAVGSAALMRDLGWPLSLKLRERARGSEADGRSLVHVGWDGRVRAVLALDDVPRPEARTAVEALQSRGLYAVLLTGDGTGPARDIATAVGIDEIEAGLSAEAKREVLAHIRGSRGPVAMVGDGLNDGPVLADADVGIAVGSATDLAREAAALTLPDGGFWMLPWVIDIARAVRRTILTNLLWAFGYNLVALTAAALGLLQPILAAVVMAGSSLLVVMNSLRLARVPDPEPADLAGRRSFHQDTPPNTSAVKAEYQPTA; encoded by the coding sequence ATGAGCGAGCGCGAGACCAGCCTCTGCAGCCATTGCCTGCTACCGGCTGGCCGGCGGCCCGTGCGGCATAGGCTCGATGGCGAGGAGCACACCTTCTGCTGTTACGGCTGCCGGATCGCCTTCGATGTCAGGCACGGCAGAGGTGAAGAATCGGAGGCGGCATGGCTCCTTGTCCGCATCGGCGTCGGCGCCTTCCTCTCCATGAACATCATGCTGCTGAGCCTCCTCGTCTACACGGGCACCTTCGCCGGAGCGGACGCCTATGTCCTTCCCTGGGTCCACGCGCTCATGTGGCTGTTCGCCACGCCGGCGGTGGTGTTCCTCGGCGGACCATTCCTGGGCGAGGCCCTGCGCGGCGCCATGGAAGGGCGGCTGACCTCGGCAGCGCTGATCGTCATCGGGGTTGCGGCGGCCTATCTTTACTCCGCCTTCGCGGTCCTCGAAGGCAGCACCCATGTCTATTTCGACACCTCCTCGATGGTGCTGATGCTGTTCACGCTCGGCCGCTATCTCGAAGCCGAAAGCCGGGCCAAGGCCGCGCGCGACCTTGAACCGCTTCTCGCGGCGGAAAACGCGACCGCGACAATCGTCGCCGATGGCGTCGAGACCCGGCGGCCGGTACGCGACGTCGCTCCGGACATGCTGGTGCGGGTGCGCCCGGGCGAACTGATCCCCGTCGACGGCATCATCGCCGAGGGCGAGGCCAACGTCGATGAGGCCATGATCACTGGCGAAAGCCGGCCGGTTGCAAAAGCGCCCGGCATGCCGGTCATCGCCGGCAGCATCAATTTCGATGGCCCGCTGCTTGTCCGATGCAGTGGCGCGGGTGCCGATACGCGCTGGGGCCATATCTGCCGGTCGGTTCGGGACACCCTATCTCACCGAAGTTCGACCCAGCGCATCGCCGACCGGATCGTCAGCATCTCCGTGCCACTTGTCCTGGCTCTGAGCGGCTTGACGATCGCCTACTGGGCGCAATCAGAACCCTTCGACCGGGCGCTCCTCATCGGGCTTGCCGTTCTCGTCGTCGCCTGCCCCTGCGCCGTCGGGCTTGCTGCTCCGCTTGCAACCACGCTCGGGATCGGTCGGCTCGCACGCCGCGGCTGCCTTCTTCGCGAGCCAGAGCTTTTGGAAACGCTCGCAACGTTGCGAGGCGTTGCCTTCGATAAGACCGGCACCTTGACCACCGGCAGCCCGCATGTGACGGCCATCCATACCGACGGCGCGGGCCTCGATGAAGTGCTGTCCTATTCGAGCGGTCTTGAACGGCATTCCGAACATGCGCTGGCGAAGGCCGTCAGAATAGCCGCAGCTGAGCGCGGTGTTCGTCCACTCGAAGCGCAGGCTGTTCGCGCCATTCCCGGCCGCGGTATCCGCGGCACGGTGGGCGACGCGCCAGCGGCCGTCGGCAGCGCCGCCTTGATGCGCGATCTCGGATGGCCGCTTTCGCTCAAGTTGCGCGAGCGCGCCCGCGGATCCGAGGCCGACGGCCGGTCGCTGGTCCATGTCGGCTGGGATGGGCGCGTCCGTGCCGTGCTCGCGCTTGACGACGTGCCGCGCCCGGAAGCGCGCACGGCAGTCGAGGCGCTGCAGAGCCGCGGCCTTTATGCCGTCCTCCTGACAGGCGACGGGACAGGACCCGCCCGGGACATCGCTACGGCAGTCGGCATAGATGAAATCGAAGCCGGCCTGTCGGCGGAAGCCAAGCGGGAGGTGCTGGCGCATATCCGCGGAAGCCGCGGCCCGGTGGCGATGGTCGGTGACGGCCTCAATGACGGTCCGGTCCTCGCGGATGCCGATGTCGGCATTGCGGTCGGCTCCGCCACGGATCTTGCCCGAGAGGCCGCCGCCCTCACCCTGCCCGATGGCGGGTTCTGGATGCTGCCGTGGGTGATCGACATCGCCCGCGCCGTCCGGCGAACCATTCTCACCAATCTTCTTTGGGCCTTCGGCTACAATCTCGTCGCACTGACGGCCGCAGCGCTCGGCTTGCTGCAACCGATCCTCGCCGCCGTCGTCATGGCGGGCTCGAGTCTTCTTGTCGTTATGAATTCCTTGAGGCTCGCGCGCGTGCCCGATCCCGAACCGGCAGACCTTGCCGGTAGGAGGTCATTCCATCAGGACACGCCGCCGAACACGTCCGCCGTGAAGGCCGAATACCAACCGACCGCCTGA
- a CDS encoding sulfite exporter TauE/SafE family protein, with protein sequence MTPYLVLFIAGFAGSFHCIGMCGGFACALGHDPRGPTATFARHFLYNSGRLTSYCFLGVAAGALGQVICTSAGPSTPVLGGSVDLAQRLLAIVAGLLMVTIGLQFFGLLKGFHPFALGIGGSSFASALRRVLKAPGRGAPLAFGVFNGLLPCPLVYAFLAQAASTAGALPGLLTMLAFGLGTFPAMFMLGGLGSAIGPPWRLRGVRIAGLFILLLGLVTLGRGVLPIGLLHGEHLV encoded by the coding sequence ATGACTCCTTATCTCGTCTTGTTCATAGCTGGTTTCGCCGGGAGCTTCCACTGCATCGGCATGTGCGGAGGCTTTGCCTGTGCCCTCGGCCACGATCCGCGCGGGCCGACGGCGACGTTTGCGCGACACTTTCTTTATAACAGCGGCCGCCTCACCAGTTACTGTTTCCTGGGTGTCGCCGCGGGCGCCTTGGGGCAGGTCATTTGTACGTCCGCCGGCCCCTCCACGCCAGTTCTGGGCGGCTCCGTGGATCTCGCCCAGCGCCTGCTGGCGATCGTTGCCGGTCTCCTCATGGTCACGATCGGTTTGCAGTTCTTCGGCCTCCTCAAGGGCTTTCATCCTTTCGCCCTCGGCATCGGCGGCAGCTCGTTTGCCAGCGCCCTTCGCCGGGTGCTGAAGGCGCCCGGACGCGGCGCGCCGCTCGCTTTCGGTGTCTTCAACGGACTCCTGCCCTGCCCGCTCGTCTATGCCTTCCTTGCGCAGGCGGCGAGTACAGCGGGCGCGCTGCCCGGTCTCCTCACGATGCTAGCCTTCGGGCTCGGCACCTTTCCGGCCATGTTCATGTTGGGCGGCCTCGGCAGCGCGATCGGCCCCCCATGGCGACTGCGCGGCGTCCGAATCGCCGGCCTGTTCATCCTGCTGCTGGGGCTCGTGACTCTCGGCCGCGGCGTGCTGCCAATTGGCCTGCTGCACGGAGAGCACCTCGTATGA
- a CDS encoding cbb3-type cytochrome c oxidase subunit II, giving the protein MTARFVALVAGIGFFFLAVITQGILPFFEPSARTTRVTSVVRTSLGQLKWMVTEATDYTPLQKEGRAVYLREGCWYCHSQFVRPVTGETRRWGPVTEAGEFAYDVPHLFGTRRIGPDLMRVGLKFGDEWHIAHFWDPRMLSPDSIMAPYRDLFDRSASGVRIVDDGAGGRTLERTPVTEALFDFDSKTPISLTPNADGLLFVPLEAREKKPVILIPGEQFGGDVVNIAAETQELHALVAYLQKLGTQRGKWRDLFEPQQLETIDVTLPRSEEWIGYGKTVYERRCVGCHGVKGDGNGPAATFLYKQRPRDFSAAVFKFRLTKEPLPTDGDLLRTITRGVRGTAMPAWHELPINDRLAVIQYIKHELAVDRSDPAAPYAFFTEEPPGPPLIIGRPPEPSAKLLTRGAEIWQQAKCWECHGQRGKGDGQKAPGLKDDLGFPIIPADLTSGQFKSGSTVEDIYRTISTGMSGTPMPSYRNAFPDEDRWALSFYILSLSAYRDPLTLEPLNITESDRKALDELTLQAATPDKAYVPRSGATGGARDGGAAETRHVAGGG; this is encoded by the coding sequence ATGACTGCGCGTTTCGTAGCTCTGGTGGCAGGTATCGGGTTTTTCTTTCTCGCCGTGATCACGCAAGGGATCCTCCCCTTCTTCGAGCCATCGGCGCGGACGACGAGGGTGACCTCGGTCGTCAGGACCAGTCTTGGGCAACTCAAGTGGATGGTGACGGAGGCGACCGACTACACGCCGCTGCAAAAGGAAGGCCGCGCCGTCTATCTGCGCGAGGGCTGCTGGTATTGCCACTCGCAGTTCGTTCGCCCCGTTACGGGCGAGACGCGCCGTTGGGGTCCGGTGACCGAAGCCGGCGAATTTGCCTATGACGTCCCGCACCTTTTCGGCACGCGGCGCATCGGGCCGGACCTGATGCGGGTGGGGCTGAAGTTTGGCGACGAGTGGCACATTGCGCATTTCTGGGACCCGCGGATGCTGTCGCCAGATTCCATCATGGCGCCCTATCGCGACCTCTTCGACCGGTCGGCCAGCGGCGTCCGGATCGTCGACGACGGCGCGGGAGGGCGCACCCTGGAAAGGACTCCGGTCACCGAAGCGCTGTTCGACTTCGACAGCAAGACCCCGATCTCCCTGACGCCGAATGCGGACGGTCTGCTCTTTGTGCCGCTGGAGGCGCGTGAGAAGAAACCGGTGATCCTCATCCCCGGCGAGCAGTTCGGTGGCGACGTGGTCAACATCGCGGCCGAAACGCAGGAGCTTCACGCCCTCGTCGCCTACCTCCAGAAACTCGGCACGCAGCGCGGCAAATGGCGCGATCTGTTCGAGCCGCAGCAATTGGAAACGATCGATGTCACGCTGCCGCGTTCGGAGGAGTGGATCGGCTACGGCAAGACTGTCTACGAACGGCGCTGCGTCGGCTGCCACGGCGTCAAAGGCGACGGCAACGGGCCGGCGGCGACCTTCCTCTACAAGCAGCGGCCGCGCGATTTCAGCGCTGCGGTGTTCAAGTTCCGGCTGACGAAGGAACCGCTGCCGACCGATGGCGACCTGCTTCGGACGATCACGCGCGGCGTGCGCGGTACGGCCATGCCGGCCTGGCACGAATTGCCGATCAATGACCGCCTCGCCGTCATTCAGTACATCAAGCACGAGCTCGCCGTCGACCGCTCCGATCCGGCCGCGCCCTATGCCTTCTTCACCGAGGAGCCGCCCGGTCCGCCGCTGATCATCGGCAGGCCGCCGGAGCCTTCGGCCAAATTGCTCACCCGCGGCGCCGAGATCTGGCAGCAGGCGAAATGCTGGGAATGCCACGGCCAGCGCGGCAAGGGCGATGGCCAGAAGGCACCGGGTCTCAAGGACGACCTCGGCTTCCCGATCATCCCGGCCGACCTCACCAGCGGCCAGTTCAAGTCGGGATCGACGGTGGAGGACATATACCGAACAATCTCGACGGGTATGAGCGGCACGCCCATGCCCTCCTATCGAAACGCTTTCCCGGACGAGGATCGCTGGGCGCTTTCATTCTACATCCTCTCGCTTTCCGCCTATCGGGACCCGCTCACGCTCGAACCGCTGAACATAACCGAATCCGACCGTAAAGCGCTCGACGAGCTCACTTTGCAAGCCGCCACCCCGGACAAGGCCTACGTTCCGAGAAGCGGGGCAACGGGCGGCGCTCGCGACGGCGGCGCAGCCGAGACGCGCCATGTCGCTGGGGGAGGCTGA
- a CDS encoding cbb3-type cytochrome c oxidase subunit I, producing MAETGTVLRGKFSGVDLDALVEWQAVRTWLYWGMFWLMVTPSIGVAISGLFTFPDYLGTENIELTFGRLRPVHVNGVIFGAFSALFFGECYYLVPRLCGVEVPWARLGAPLAWLWNLALAAALISLPLGENHGLEAGELPLFAEIPLFIVVATTTLQFLMAIARRLEPPLYVALWYLIGAFIWTTMNLILGSFILPYTINGINSAAFHGLYIHYIVGLWITPAGYVLIYYFLPISAGNPLFSHKLSLVGFWSLALFYPFVGIHHYLFSPIADWAETIAITTSMLLIIPVWTVLVNFFGTMMGKWHEFGRNLPAKFLIMGSIMYLIGCFQGSTEALRSIQQPTHFTDFVISHSHLTVFGTFVVWAMGGLIYVWPRVWGRELWSFRMGNWSFWLITVGISTMGLVLTAGGLQQGFQWMAGAEWLDTVVPMKPYWFVRTLSGISMDVGMSLLVVNLMLTTLLEPATEKRPALRPGAEPAGEPAE from the coding sequence TTGGCGGAAACGGGCACCGTGCTGCGTGGCAAATTCTCGGGCGTCGACCTGGACGCTCTCGTCGAGTGGCAGGCCGTACGCACCTGGCTCTATTGGGGCATGTTCTGGCTGATGGTAACGCCCTCGATCGGCGTCGCGATCTCGGGCCTCTTCACCTTTCCGGACTATCTCGGCACCGAGAATATCGAGCTGACCTTCGGCCGGTTGCGCCCGGTGCATGTCAACGGCGTCATCTTCGGCGCCTTCTCCGCACTCTTCTTCGGCGAATGCTACTATCTGGTTCCCCGGCTTTGCGGTGTTGAAGTCCCCTGGGCGCGGCTGGGTGCGCCGCTGGCCTGGCTCTGGAATCTTGCGCTGGCCGCAGCTCTCATCTCGCTTCCCCTCGGCGAGAATCACGGGCTAGAGGCTGGGGAGCTTCCGCTCTTCGCCGAGATTCCGCTGTTCATTGTCGTGGCGACCACTACGCTGCAGTTCCTCATGGCCATCGCGCGGCGGCTGGAGCCACCGCTCTACGTCGCGCTCTGGTACCTGATCGGCGCCTTCATCTGGACGACGATGAACCTCATCCTCGGCAGCTTCATCCTGCCCTACACCATCAACGGCATCAACAGCGCAGCCTTCCACGGCCTTTACATCCACTATATCGTCGGCCTATGGATCACGCCCGCCGGCTATGTGCTGATCTACTATTTCCTGCCGATCAGCGCCGGAAATCCGCTCTTTTCTCACAAGCTCTCGCTGGTCGGATTCTGGTCGCTCGCGCTCTTCTATCCGTTCGTCGGCATCCATCATTACCTCTTCAGCCCGATCGCCGACTGGGCCGAGACGATCGCCATCACCACCTCGATGCTGCTGATCATTCCCGTGTGGACGGTGCTCGTGAACTTCTTCGGCACGATGATGGGTAAGTGGCACGAATTCGGCCGAAACCTGCCCGCCAAGTTCCTGATCATGGGCTCGATCATGTATCTCATCGGATGCTTCCAGGGTTCGACCGAGGCGCTGCGCAGCATCCAGCAGCCGACCCATTTTACCGATTTCGTCATCTCGCACTCGCACCTCACCGTCTTCGGCACTTTCGTCGTCTGGGCGATGGGCGGCCTGATCTACGTGTGGCCGCGTGTCTGGGGCCGCGAGCTGTGGTCGTTTCGCATGGGGAACTGGTCGTTCTGGCTGATCACCGTCGGCATCTCCACCATGGGGCTGGTGCTAACGGCCGGCGGCCTCCAGCAGGGATTCCAATGGATGGCCGGCGCCGAATGGCTGGACACGGTGGTTCCGATGAAGCCCTACTGGTTCGTCCGCACCCTCTCCGGCATCAGCATGGATGTCGGCATGTCGCTGCTCGTCGTCAACCTGATGCTGACGACGCTCCTTGAGCCCGCCACCGAGAAACGGCCTGCCTTGCGGCCGGGCGCCGAGCCTGCCGGGGAGCCTGCCGAATGA